The following coding sequences lie in one Leptospira ryugenii genomic window:
- a CDS encoding methyl-accepting chemotaxis protein → MNLYNRFFRQMMSVSIGFSMGVVVPIGIVFIYFLIKPTGDLLRVFFLAVGSGALFVQILPLYVMPRLTKPIKDYLLAQEKGESISKEDYTKIWNHVTKLPILTSVMGALQWLIASFIVIIPVWMHPDASRTQSFYLENTFIFLALLNTLLSYIFMEGVIHKLLQENAFPSELDEAHKPFYRRLSITIPVTIIMLIIMMCDVFMMLSFRINSSSLRDSYSNQLYNFSISNEASLSVIFEGVESAMKEIADREDLQLAFTKKQYGQFTPILQKLFDNSSLFLENAFITSMEEGYPIVASGKGDGKALGYKMKTHASFQENLDHALKGETYFGIAEKYPTNGKIIILVTSPFKVDGKIVGIIGFPIRIGDALSALLKKIKIGKTGYSFLLDQKLQMVWHPNESYILKEFEGTEFAKLLEEAGELKAFENKWEGSTFLLRKKTNPKTGYHFFTTINLAEIEEASYDSLDDLMYLSLGGALLVALVVFILFYIRFSSIKEVETVLQKMGNGDLRNYSKLVSSDEFGKLTMGLNKSLRQVKEVVASNQSISDDMAAAAEQMSVSLNSLSANSQTQAAAAEEISASIEEISAAVESVDSQAQSQVKKADFLKAQMQDLSSEIKLTGTEVDKATVEFTRITEEAKSGQTSLDRMQNSISKIGESSEQIGSVIEIINTISEQINLLALNAAIEAARAGTYGRGFAVVADEIGKLAIKTAASIKDISELIDANNDEINKGTEIIESTIQLIQNIIQGVSSFQQVTESIQASSQRQLERNTKVVQEVDELNEISRMIRVSLEEQKSAIGEVAQAIFNINDLTQSNAAGLEEMTASSTGIAYLAENLRKKINFFQI, encoded by the coding sequence ATGAATCTCTACAATCGTTTCTTTCGACAGATGATGTCAGTCTCCATCGGGTTTTCTATGGGGGTTGTGGTTCCTATTGGTATCGTATTTATTTATTTTCTCATCAAACCAACTGGAGATTTACTCAGAGTTTTTTTTCTAGCAGTTGGCTCCGGTGCTCTCTTCGTACAAATTTTACCCCTCTATGTGATGCCGAGACTCACAAAACCCATCAAAGACTATCTCTTAGCCCAAGAAAAGGGAGAGTCCATATCAAAAGAAGATTACACAAAGATTTGGAACCATGTAACCAAACTTCCTATCCTCACCTCAGTTATGGGCGCCTTACAGTGGTTGATCGCATCTTTTATTGTGATTATACCTGTTTGGATGCATCCGGATGCTTCGCGGACACAAAGTTTTTACCTAGAAAATACCTTCATCTTTTTAGCTCTCCTAAATACTCTACTCTCCTATATTTTTATGGAAGGAGTTATTCATAAACTTCTTCAGGAAAATGCATTCCCATCTGAGTTGGATGAAGCGCATAAACCCTTTTATCGAAGGTTGAGTATCACTATCCCTGTCACTATCATTATGCTTATCATAATGATGTGTGATGTTTTTATGATGTTATCCTTTCGCATCAACTCTTCTTCTTTGCGAGATTCTTATTCAAATCAGTTATACAATTTCAGCATCAGCAATGAAGCCTCCTTGTCAGTGATTTTCGAAGGTGTAGAGTCTGCTATGAAAGAAATTGCTGATCGAGAAGATTTACAGCTAGCCTTTACAAAGAAGCAATACGGTCAATTTACGCCCATCTTGCAAAAGTTATTCGATAATAGCTCCCTCTTTTTGGAAAATGCTTTTATAACTTCTATGGAGGAAGGTTATCCTATTGTTGCTTCCGGAAAGGGTGACGGTAAGGCATTGGGCTATAAAATGAAAACCCATGCGAGTTTTCAGGAGAATCTGGATCATGCTCTCAAAGGAGAGACTTATTTTGGTATTGCAGAAAAATACCCTACCAACGGGAAGATCATCATCCTAGTCACTAGCCCTTTTAAAGTAGATGGCAAGATCGTTGGTATCATTGGTTTCCCCATTCGGATTGGGGATGCTTTATCTGCTCTCCTGAAAAAAATCAAAATCGGGAAAACGGGTTATTCCTTTCTCTTGGACCAAAAACTCCAAATGGTCTGGCATCCGAATGAATCCTACATCTTAAAAGAATTCGAAGGCACTGAATTTGCAAAACTTTTAGAAGAAGCAGGTGAGCTCAAGGCCTTTGAAAATAAATGGGAAGGCTCAACCTTTCTACTCCGAAAAAAGACCAATCCTAAAACGGGGTATCATTTCTTTACAACGATCAATTTAGCCGAGATAGAGGAGGCAAGTTATGATTCCCTTGATGATCTCATGTATCTCAGTTTAGGTGGCGCTCTGCTTGTTGCACTAGTAGTCTTTATATTGTTTTACATTCGATTTTCTTCCATCAAAGAAGTGGAAACTGTGCTCCAGAAAATGGGGAATGGAGACCTTAGAAATTATTCGAAGTTGGTCTCTTCCGATGAATTTGGAAAACTGACCATGGGATTGAATAAATCCCTGCGACAAGTGAAAGAAGTGGTTGCCTCCAACCAATCAATTTCAGACGATATGGCTGCCGCCGCAGAACAGATGTCAGTTTCGCTAAATAGTCTATCAGCGAATTCACAAACTCAGGCTGCGGCAGCGGAAGAGATATCGGCTTCCATAGAAGAGATATCCGCAGCCGTTGAATCTGTTGATTCACAAGCCCAATCCCAAGTCAAAAAAGCAGATTTCTTAAAGGCACAAATGCAGGACCTTTCTTCGGAAATCAAACTGACAGGTACGGAAGTAGACAAAGCCACGGTAGAATTCACTCGAATCACTGAGGAAGCAAAATCTGGACAAACATCATTGGATCGGATGCAGAACTCCATCTCCAAGATAGGAGAGAGTTCGGAGCAGATTGGCAGTGTGATCGAAATCATCAATACCATATCCGAGCAGATCAATTTACTTGCATTGAATGCCGCCATAGAAGCCGCAAGAGCTGGGACATACGGGAGAGGATTTGCCGTAGTTGCGGATGAGATTGGAAAACTGGCGATCAAAACGGCAGCATCGATCAAGGACATTAGTGAACTCATCGATGCAAATAATGATGAGATCAACAAAGGGACAGAGATCATAGAGTCAACGATCCAACTCATCCAGAATATTATCCAGGGAGTGTCTTCTTTTCAACAAGTCACAGAATCCATACAAGCGAGCTCTCAAAGACAGTTGGAAAGGAATACAAAGGTAGTCCAGGAAGTGGATGAATTGAATGAAATCTCGCGGATGATCCGAGTTTCCTTAGAAGAGCAGAAATCGGCGATTGGTGAGGTGGCCCAGGCCATCTTTAATATCAATGACCTCACCCAATCCAATGCCGCTGGTCTAGAAGAAATGACTGCCTCCTCGACTGGGATCGCGTATTTGGCTGAAAATTTACGCAAGAAGATCAATTTCTTTCAAATTTGA
- the metH gene encoding methionine synthase, producing the protein MKFEYTNPSAKKLLKLIEERILILDGAMGTMIQRHSLDEDDFRGEKFKDWSLSLKGNNDMLAITQPDIIESVHLQYLEAGADIIETNTFSSNSISQADYKMESYVRELNLAAVRCAKNAVQKYKEKTGKTDCFIAGSIGPTVKTASLSPDVNNPAFRAVTFDELVACFYEQVSALIDGGVDILLPETNIDTLNLKACIYAIDQVFEERNIRIPVILSVTITDSSGRTLSGQTGEAFYISIKHAKPLAVGINCALGAGEMRPYIAEIARVSDCYVSCYPNAGLPNAFGGYDQTPLEFANWIEDFAKSGFLNIVGGCCGTTPDHIQRASEAVRSLSPRKLTEKPRFSSYAGLEPLHLTPTQGFINVGERTNVTGSPKFKKLILDGNFEEAVQVALQQVQAGANIIDINFDEALLDGEGSMTKFLNLIAGEPEIARVPFMIDSSKWSVLEAGLKCIQGKPIVNSISLKEGEEVFLKHARTIQRFGGAVIVMAFDEAGQAATKEDKVRICKRAYDLLIAKLDFDPHDIIFDPNILTVATGIEEHNNYAVDFIEATAEIKKICPGAKVSGGLSNISFSFRGNNPVREAMHSAFLYHAIKAGMDMAIVNAGMLEVYEQIPKDLLELIEDVLLNRRPDATERLIDAAASFHGEAKVQKKDDLWRSLPVEERLSHALVKGIDEFVNVDTEEARTKYAKPLEVIEGPLMNGMKVVGELFGAGKMFLPQVVKSARVMKKAVAYLLPFMEEEKKASKVQSSQDKFLIATVKGDVHDIGKNIVGVVLACNNYEVIDLGVMVPAEKILETAKRENVKAIGLSGLITPSLDEMVHVAKEMERQGFQIPLLIGGATTSPAHTAVKISEQYSQPVIHVLDASRVVNVMNSVLNPQESTSYIEEIKKDQARIREEFYARERERNLLNIEDAIDNRAKIDWEEYTPPKPSFTGIKDITDVSIKDLIPFIDWSPFFLAWELKGRYPNIFKDPVYGVEAKKLFEDGTRLLDMLANRPDLQPRAVVGMFPAHSIGEDIEVFADEAKQNRLAQFTMLRQQITRLPGQPNVSLADYIAPKEYRKTDYMGFFAVTAGHGIEALAKEYEANNDDYSGIMVKALADRLAEAFAEYMHKWIRDEWGFGKDENLTPEDLIREKYRGIRPAPGYPACPDHTEKRILWKLLEVEKRTGIQLTENCAMWPASSVSGYYFSHPEAKYFAIGKINEDQVISYSSRKQMAKEEVEKWLSPYLNYDPNRRPAVV; encoded by the coding sequence ATGAAATTTGAATATACCAATCCCTCCGCTAAGAAACTCTTAAAGCTAATAGAAGAAAGAATCTTAATCCTGGACGGTGCGATGGGCACTATGATCCAGCGCCACTCTTTAGATGAAGATGACTTTCGAGGTGAAAAGTTTAAGGATTGGTCCCTTTCCTTGAAAGGAAATAACGACATGCTGGCGATAACCCAGCCTGATATTATTGAATCTGTGCACCTGCAATATTTAGAAGCTGGTGCGGATATCATTGAAACCAATACATTTAGTTCTAATTCGATTTCTCAGGCCGATTACAAAATGGAATCCTATGTTCGGGAGCTCAATTTAGCGGCCGTTCGTTGTGCAAAAAATGCAGTTCAAAAGTATAAAGAAAAAACAGGTAAAACCGATTGTTTTATAGCTGGTTCCATCGGTCCTACTGTAAAGACTGCCTCTCTCTCGCCGGATGTGAACAACCCAGCATTCCGAGCTGTCACTTTTGACGAATTGGTTGCTTGTTTTTATGAGCAGGTTTCTGCTCTCATTGATGGCGGAGTTGATATTCTCCTCCCCGAAACAAACATCGATACACTCAACTTGAAAGCTTGTATCTATGCAATAGATCAAGTGTTTGAAGAGAGAAATATTCGCATTCCAGTCATTCTCTCTGTTACGATCACAGATTCTTCTGGAAGGACTTTATCAGGTCAAACTGGAGAAGCATTCTATATCTCGATTAAACACGCAAAGCCACTTGCAGTAGGAATCAACTGTGCCTTGGGTGCCGGAGAAATGCGCCCTTACATTGCAGAAATTGCTCGTGTATCAGATTGTTATGTTTCCTGTTACCCAAATGCTGGTTTGCCAAATGCCTTTGGAGGCTATGACCAAACACCGCTTGAATTTGCGAACTGGATTGAAGACTTTGCAAAGTCCGGTTTTTTAAATATTGTTGGCGGTTGTTGTGGAACAACGCCAGATCATATCCAAAGGGCCAGCGAAGCCGTTCGTTCTCTTTCTCCGAGAAAACTCACTGAAAAACCACGCTTCAGCTCTTATGCGGGACTAGAACCACTGCATCTAACACCTACGCAAGGTTTTATCAATGTTGGTGAGAGAACCAATGTAACAGGATCTCCCAAGTTCAAAAAGTTGATCTTAGATGGAAATTTTGAAGAGGCGGTACAAGTGGCACTTCAACAAGTCCAGGCTGGTGCGAATATAATAGACATCAATTTTGACGAAGCTTTGTTAGATGGCGAAGGATCCATGACAAAATTTCTAAATTTAATCGCCGGTGAACCCGAGATTGCTCGCGTTCCTTTTATGATTGACTCGTCAAAATGGTCTGTTCTCGAAGCAGGACTCAAGTGCATACAAGGAAAACCCATTGTAAACTCGATTTCCTTGAAGGAAGGTGAAGAGGTTTTCCTAAAACATGCAAGGACCATTCAAAGATTTGGAGGGGCCGTCATCGTAATGGCCTTTGATGAAGCTGGGCAAGCAGCTACCAAAGAGGACAAAGTGCGGATTTGTAAACGCGCCTATGATCTACTGATTGCAAAACTTGATTTTGATCCGCATGATATTATTTTTGATCCTAACATACTTACTGTCGCGACGGGCATCGAAGAACATAACAATTACGCTGTGGATTTCATCGAAGCTACTGCAGAAATCAAGAAGATTTGTCCTGGTGCAAAGGTTTCAGGTGGTTTAAGTAATATTTCTTTCTCTTTCCGTGGAAATAATCCAGTCAGGGAGGCAATGCACTCTGCATTTTTGTACCATGCGATCAAAGCTGGTATGGATATGGCGATCGTCAATGCAGGGATGTTGGAAGTCTATGAACAGATTCCAAAAGACCTCTTAGAATTGATTGAGGATGTTCTATTAAACCGTAGACCAGATGCAACGGAGAGATTGATTGATGCTGCTGCAAGTTTTCACGGTGAGGCAAAAGTACAAAAGAAAGATGATCTTTGGAGATCTTTACCTGTCGAAGAGAGATTATCCCATGCACTTGTGAAAGGCATTGATGAATTTGTAAATGTGGATACCGAGGAAGCGCGAACCAAATATGCAAAACCCTTAGAAGTGATAGAGGGTCCACTTATGAACGGAATGAAAGTCGTTGGTGAATTGTTCGGGGCCGGAAAGATGTTTTTGCCGCAAGTGGTAAAGAGTGCCAGAGTGATGAAGAAGGCGGTTGCCTATTTACTTCCCTTTATGGAAGAAGAGAAAAAAGCATCCAAAGTTCAGTCCAGCCAAGATAAATTTCTCATCGCAACCGTAAAAGGTGATGTACATGACATTGGTAAAAATATAGTCGGTGTGGTACTTGCCTGTAACAATTATGAAGTGATTGATTTGGGCGTGATGGTTCCAGCTGAGAAAATTCTAGAAACAGCAAAAAGAGAGAATGTCAAAGCAATCGGTCTCTCTGGTCTTATTACACCTTCTCTTGACGAAATGGTGCATGTTGCCAAAGAGATGGAAAGACAAGGCTTCCAAATCCCTCTCTTGATTGGTGGTGCTACTACCTCTCCTGCCCATACAGCTGTTAAAATTTCAGAGCAGTATTCGCAACCAGTGATACATGTTTTGGACGCATCTAGAGTTGTGAACGTAATGAATTCTGTTTTAAATCCGCAAGAAAGTACTTCTTATATCGAGGAGATAAAAAAAGACCAAGCAAGGATTCGAGAAGAGTTTTATGCTAGAGAGCGCGAAAGAAATTTACTCAATATAGAAGATGCAATTGATAACAGAGCCAAGATCGACTGGGAGGAATACACTCCACCTAAACCAAGTTTCACTGGGATCAAAGATATTACCGATGTTTCCATAAAGGATTTAATTCCATTTATCGATTGGTCCCCATTTTTCCTGGCATGGGAATTGAAAGGCAGGTATCCAAATATTTTTAAAGATCCAGTGTATGGGGTAGAGGCAAAAAAACTTTTCGAAGATGGTACCCGACTATTGGATATGCTTGCGAATCGTCCAGATTTACAGCCAAGGGCAGTCGTGGGCATGTTCCCTGCGCATTCTATTGGTGAGGATATTGAAGTCTTTGCAGACGAAGCAAAACAAAATCGATTAGCACAATTTACTATGTTGCGACAACAGATCACTCGTCTCCCTGGGCAACCAAACGTAAGTTTAGCAGATTACATAGCCCCCAAGGAATATAGAAAGACCGACTATATGGGCTTTTTTGCCGTTACAGCCGGACATGGGATTGAAGCCTTAGCCAAAGAGTATGAAGCAAACAATGACGATTATTCTGGAATTATGGTCAAAGCATTGGCAGATCGTTTAGCGGAGGCCTTTGCTGAATATATGCATAAATGGATTCGGGATGAGTGGGGGTTTGGGAAAGATGAAAATCTCACTCCAGAGGATCTCATAAGAGAAAAGTATAGAGGCATCCGACCAGCACCAGGTTACCCGGCTTGTCCAGACCACACTGAGAAACGAATCTTATGGAAGCTATTGGAAGTGGAGAAGCGAACTGGTATCCAACTAACAGAAAATTGTGCGATGTGGCCAGCGAGTTCTGTCAGCGGGTATTATTTCTCCCATCCTGAGGCAAAATACTTCGCGATAGGAAAGATCAACGAGGATCAGGTTATATCCTATTCAAGCCGTAAACAAATGGCAAAAGAAGAAGTTGAAAAGTGGCTCTCTCCCTATTTGAATTACGATCCAAACCGAAGGCCAGCCGTCGTATAG
- a CDS encoding indolepyruvate ferredoxin oxidoreductase subunit alpha: protein MAYVVTEICVDCKYTSCAAVCPVEAFHEAEDTLYIDPDTCIDCNACQYECPIDAIFPDYDVPEKHKASIEVNAKEATKYPVIVSTKAPLKGPKCADSSK, encoded by the coding sequence ATGGCATATGTAGTTACCGAAATTTGCGTAGATTGTAAATATACAAGCTGTGCAGCCGTTTGTCCAGTTGAGGCATTCCATGAAGCAGAGGACACTTTGTACATTGATCCAGATACTTGTATCGATTGCAATGCTTGCCAATATGAATGTCCAATTGATGCAATTTTCCCAGACTATGATGTCCCGGAAAAGCACAAGGCTTCAATTGAAGTCAACGCAAAAGAAGCTACCAAATACCCAGTAATCGTCTCTACGAAGGCACCCCTAAAGGGACCAAAGTGCGCCGATTCAAGTAAATAG
- the ahcY gene encoding adenosylhomocysteinase, with protein sequence MSQATSTKSERLPYKVKDISLAEWGREEIILAEKEMPGLMAVRAEFGKAKPLKGARIAGSLHMTIQTAVLIETLIELGAEIRWSSCNIFSTQDHAAAAIAKAGIPVFAWKGETEEEYWWCIEQTLFFENGLGPNMILDDGHDLTHFVHEKYPDLLKDIRGVSEETTTGVIGLLKKFKNGELKIPAINVNDSVTKSKFDNLYGCRESLADGIKRATDVMLAGKVALVCGFGDVGKGSAASLRNFGARVIVTEIDPICALQAAMEGYQVLRVEDIIENADIVVTATGNDDIITLEHMKSMKDGAILCNIGHFDTEIQMSRLNAEKGITKKEIKPQVDKYTFSNGKSIIVLAEGRLVNLGCATGHPSFVMSASFTNQVLAQIELFNNKYEIGVYRLPKKLDEKVAALHLEQLGVRLTKLTQKQADYIAVPVEGPFKPEHYRY encoded by the coding sequence ATGTCCCAAGCAACTAGTACAAAATCGGAAAGACTTCCATACAAAGTAAAAGATATATCTCTTGCTGAATGGGGAAGAGAGGAAATCATCCTCGCTGAGAAAGAAATGCCAGGTTTGATGGCGGTTCGTGCAGAATTTGGAAAGGCAAAGCCCTTGAAAGGTGCAAGAATTGCCGGATCACTCCACATGACAATCCAGACTGCCGTATTGATTGAAACCTTGATTGAGTTAGGAGCCGAAATCCGCTGGTCTTCCTGCAATATCTTTTCAACCCAAGACCATGCAGCAGCGGCAATTGCAAAAGCAGGTATCCCTGTATTCGCTTGGAAAGGGGAAACAGAGGAAGAGTACTGGTGGTGTATTGAACAAACTCTTTTCTTTGAAAACGGCTTAGGCCCAAATATGATTTTAGACGATGGTCATGACCTGACACATTTCGTACATGAAAAATATCCAGACTTGTTGAAAGACATTCGAGGAGTATCGGAAGAAACAACTACAGGCGTGATCGGATTATTGAAGAAATTCAAAAATGGTGAACTTAAAATCCCAGCTATCAATGTGAACGACTCAGTCACAAAATCAAAGTTTGATAATCTTTATGGATGTCGTGAGTCTCTTGCAGATGGTATCAAACGCGCAACAGATGTTATGTTGGCAGGTAAAGTCGCACTTGTTTGCGGTTTTGGTGATGTTGGAAAAGGTTCAGCTGCCTCATTGAGAAACTTCGGAGCACGAGTTATCGTGACTGAAATTGATCCGATTTGTGCATTGCAAGCTGCGATGGAAGGTTACCAAGTGCTTCGAGTAGAAGATATCATCGAAAATGCTGATATTGTTGTAACTGCGACGGGAAATGATGACATTATCACTCTTGAGCATATGAAGAGTATGAAAGATGGTGCTATCCTTTGTAACATTGGTCATTTTGATACAGAAATTCAAATGTCACGATTGAATGCTGAAAAAGGTATCACTAAAAAAGAAATCAAACCTCAAGTGGATAAATATACTTTCTCAAACGGGAAGTCCATTATTGTTCTAGCAGAGGGTCGTTTGGTAAACTTAGGTTGTGCAACTGGCCACCCGTCGTTCGTAATGTCCGCCTCTTTTACGAACCAAGTATTGGCGCAAATTGAATTGTTTAACAACAAATACGAAATCGGCGTCTATCGTTTACCAAAAAAACTAGATGAAAAGGTAGCCGCTCTCCATTTGGAGCAGTTGGGTGTCAGATTGACTAAACTCACACAAAAGCAAGCTGATTACATTGCTGTTCCAGTTGAAGGCCCGTTCAAACCAGAACACTACAGATACTAA
- a CDS encoding ArsR/SmtB family transcription factor gives MNPVVGSEISVSPRSKGILDALKAVSDETRLRILHILSLGAFSVNEVVEILGMGQSRVSRHLKILTEAKVIRSRREGSLVYSYLPDVSLLEQESFRYYQELSSLLLSYREDLPFWQRDLRMVHQILEQRERKSKGFFDRIAKDWESLQGEVLHPKLYRSWILEQLPNQLSTIVDLGCGPGGLIPYLLPKAKQLLGVDSSANMIEEAQSLIGNNQNVQFVQAQLESIPMPDASVDAVVSSMVLHHISHPPAVLDEVHRILKPDGILCIVDLEKHNQEMMRDNFADLWLGFEPELLESWLTNSGFSVEFTESIKTESIFKILTIKAKKRGGQNVPSN, from the coding sequence ATGAATCCAGTGGTAGGTTCCGAAATCAGTGTCTCCCCTCGTTCCAAAGGGATTTTAGATGCATTAAAGGCCGTCTCCGATGAAACGCGCCTGCGGATCCTACATATTTTGAGTCTAGGTGCCTTTTCCGTGAATGAGGTCGTTGAAATCCTAGGAATGGGGCAATCTAGAGTATCGCGCCACCTCAAAATACTCACCGAGGCCAAAGTGATCCGCTCCAGGCGAGAGGGATCCTTGGTGTATTCTTATCTCCCGGACGTCTCTCTCTTAGAGCAGGAATCCTTTCGGTACTACCAAGAGCTTTCCTCCTTACTCCTTTCTTACCGCGAGGACCTACCTTTTTGGCAGAGGGACTTGCGCATGGTGCACCAAATTTTAGAGCAAAGAGAGCGTAAGTCCAAGGGTTTCTTTGACCGCATCGCAAAGGATTGGGAATCCCTCCAGGGGGAGGTTCTCCATCCTAAGCTCTACAGATCTTGGATTTTGGAACAACTTCCCAATCAGCTGTCTACCATTGTAGATTTGGGTTGTGGACCAGGTGGCCTCATACCATATCTTTTACCAAAAGCAAAGCAGTTGTTAGGTGTTGATTCTTCTGCCAATATGATAGAAGAAGCGCAATCTCTCATTGGAAATAACCAAAATGTGCAATTTGTCCAAGCTCAATTGGAGTCTATTCCTATGCCGGATGCCTCAGTGGATGCTGTGGTCTCAAGTATGGTCTTACACCATATCTCACATCCTCCAGCTGTTTTAGATGAAGTTCACCGTATCCTAAAACCCGATGGAATTTTGTGTATTGTCGATTTAGAAAAACATAACCAAGAAATGATGAGAGATAATTTTGCGGATCTTTGGCTCGGCTTTGAACCAGAACTTTTGGAATCTTGGCTCACAAATTCCGGGTTCAGTGTAGAATTTACCGAGAGTATCAAAACAGAATCTATTTTTAAAATTTTAACTATTAAAGCAAAGAAAAGGGGAGGACAAAATGTCCCAAGCAACTAG
- a CDS encoding ATP-dependent 6-phosphofructokinase, whose amino-acid sequence MDHQDTVVENFGTCQFENPAGYENWTEENSVVLFQTIFSGSQDALATIQKNPIFFEQAGPRQNIYFNPADVTAGIVTCGGLCPGINDVIRALVMELHYRYKVPRILGFPFGYEGLVKKSGHRPIELTPDKVAHIMNFGGSILGSSRGNQAINDMVDTLCLYGVKMLFCIGGDGTLRGAQAIHEEVKRRKEDIAIVGIPKTIDNDINYVQKTFGFSTAFSKAVEAVNCAHEEAKGAPNGIGLVKLMGRHSGFIAVNAALASKNVNFVLIPESDFDLEGKGAFLEVLKDRIKKRGHSVIIVAEGAGQKYFEDKGEKDQSGNKRLADIGIFMKDRISEYFKKENLNINLKYIDPSYIIRSVPANAEDSVFCGFLAQNAVHAAFAGRTSCVVGIWNNVFTVMPIQLAIAERKVLKPERSTLWRALLASTGQPNRMIAES is encoded by the coding sequence ATGGACCATCAAGACACAGTTGTAGAGAATTTTGGAACCTGCCAGTTTGAAAACCCTGCAGGATATGAGAATTGGACAGAAGAGAACTCGGTGGTGCTCTTCCAAACCATCTTTTCGGGTTCTCAGGATGCTCTGGCCACCATCCAGAAAAATCCTATCTTCTTTGAGCAGGCAGGCCCGCGCCAAAACATTTACTTTAACCCCGCTGATGTGACAGCCGGGATTGTGACTTGTGGGGGCCTTTGCCCAGGCATTAATGACGTAATTCGGGCACTCGTAATGGAACTTCACTATCGATATAAAGTTCCCCGTATATTGGGTTTCCCTTTTGGATATGAGGGGCTTGTAAAAAAATCCGGCCACCGTCCAATAGAGTTAACGCCTGATAAAGTAGCACACATTATGAATTTTGGCGGATCGATTTTAGGTTCCTCTCGAGGGAACCAAGCCATTAACGATATGGTTGATACACTTTGTTTGTATGGTGTAAAGATGCTCTTTTGCATTGGAGGCGATGGGACTCTTCGAGGCGCACAGGCTATCCATGAAGAAGTAAAAAGGAGAAAAGAAGACATCGCAATCGTTGGAATCCCGAAAACGATAGACAATGATATCAACTATGTACAAAAAACTTTTGGATTTTCGACTGCGTTTAGTAAGGCGGTAGAAGCGGTCAATTGTGCACATGAAGAGGCAAAAGGTGCTCCTAATGGAATAGGTCTCGTGAAACTAATGGGCCGGCACTCCGGATTTATTGCCGTAAATGCCGCTCTTGCCTCAAAGAATGTAAACTTTGTTTTGATTCCGGAGTCTGATTTTGATCTAGAAGGGAAAGGTGCTTTTTTGGAGGTCTTAAAGGATAGAATCAAAAAAAGAGGCCATTCTGTCATCATTGTAGCGGAAGGTGCAGGTCAGAAGTATTTCGAAGACAAAGGAGAAAAAGATCAGTCAGGTAACAAACGTTTGGCTGATATCGGAATCTTTATGAAAGATCGGATCTCCGAGTATTTCAAAAAAGAGAATCTCAATATCAATCTCAAATACATTGATCCAAGTTATATCATCCGTTCCGTTCCTGCCAATGCAGAAGATTCTGTTTTCTGTGGTTTTTTGGCGCAAAATGCTGTTCATGCAGCGTTTGCTGGTAGGACCTCCTGCGTTGTCGGAATTTGGAACAATGTATTCACCGTCATGCCAATCCAATTGGCCATTGCCGAGCGTAAGGTCTTAAAACCAGAGAGAAGCACACTTTGGAGAGCATTGCTTGCTTCTACAGGGCAACCTAACAGAATGATTGCTGAATCGTGA